From the Desulfuromonadales bacterium genome, the window CAGCAGAACCGCGCCAGCAAGAGACAATCTGATAAAGGACATTGTAGTCATAAAGAATCCATATGTTGGTCGATGAGTAGGGGCGCAGCATGCTGCACTAACCCCGACGTGACTGGGGTCGTTTTATCCCCCTTGCGCAGCAGGGGGGACGCCGAGTGCAGCGAGGCAGGGGGGTCCGAGGCAGGGGGGTCATGACATGCAAGGCAGAACCTGACCCCCCTTGGCCGCAAAGCGGCCTTTCCCCCCTGTTTCACAGGGGGGATGTCTGATCTCTCAGGGCGAATACAAGATTCGCCCCTACGATTCGTGCCCCTACGCCTCTGCCAAACCAGGCGCCTCCGCCGCGGATTGCGCCGTCCGCCGGCGGGCGATGAGCAGGTAGGCGGTCGGCACCACGAACAGGGTCAGTACCGTTCCCATCGACATGCCGCCGACGATGACCCAGCCGATCGCCTGCCGGCTCTCGGCGCCGGCACCGTGGGCCAGGGCCAGGGGAACCGTCCCGAGCACCATGGCGCCGGTGGTCATCAGGATCGGCCGCAGGCGCAGCGCGGCCGACTCGACCACGGCCTCCAGCTTGCTCTTGCCTTCTTCGCACAGCTGGTTGGCGAATTCGACGATGAGGATGCCGTGCTTGGTGATCAGGCCGACCAGCGTCACCAGGCCGATCTGGCTGTAGACGTTGAGCGTGTGCCCGGAGAGCCAGAGGGCGAGCAGGGCGCCGGTGATGGAGAGCGGGACCGAGAGCATGATGATGAAGGGGTCGATGAAGCTCTCGAACTGGGCCGCCAGCACCAGGTAGATGAAGCCGAGGGCCAGCAGGAAGGTGATGTAGAGGCTGGCGCTCGATTCCTTGAACTCCCGTGAGGGGCCGTCGTAATCGATGATGGCGTTGTCCGGCAGCACTTTGGCGGCGATCTCTTCCAGCTTGGCCAGTCCATCCGAGAGGGCGTAGCCCGGCGCCAGGCTGGCGGTGATCTTGGCAGCGCGCAGCTGGTTGAAATGGTTGAGCTCTTTGGGCGCCACCGTCTCCCGGACGGTGACCAGGTTGGCGAGCTGGACCATCTCATTCTCGTTGCCGCGCACATAGATCGCCGAGAGATCCGAGGGGGTGGCGCGGTCGGCGTCCTCGACCTGGACGATGACGTCGTACTGTTTCCCCTCGCGCTTGAAACGGGTCACCTGGCGGCCGCCCAGCATCGTTTCCAGGGTGCGGCCGACGACCGCGACCTCGGCGCCGACATCGACCGTCTTTTCCCGGTCGACCTGTACCGAGAGCTGCGGCTTGTTCAGCTTCAGGTCGGTATCGAGGTTGAGGAAGCCGGGCCACTGGCGGGCTTCCTCCAGCATCGCCTCGGTCAGCTTCTGCAGCTCGCCGTAGGAGGCATTGGTCTGGATGACGAACTGTACCGGTTTGTCGAGCGGGCTCTGGCCGAGGGAGGGCGGGTTGAGCGGGAACGCCATGACGCCGGGGATGCCGCCGAAGAGCTTCGGCTGCATCTCGGCGACGATTTCCTGTTGCTTGCGCTCGCGTTTCTCCCAGTCCTCCAGTCCCATGAAGGAGATGATTTGCGATACCACCGGTCGGCCGACCACCATGAAGAAGCGTTCCACCTCCGGCGTTTCGGCGTAGACCTTCTCCATCATCCGCGCATATTTGTCGGTGTAGGCGACGGTCGCCCCCTCCGGACCGATGCCGACACCGATGATGGTGCCGCGGTCTTCGGTCGGCGCCAGCTCCGACTTGAGCATGCCCATCAGGAACCAGGCGGCGCCGGCGACCACCAGGACCATGGCGATCACCACCACCCGGGCCTTGAGCGCCCAGCGCAGCAGCTGCCGGTAACCGCTGGTCATGGCGACCATGCCGGATTCGATGAAGTTGTAGACCGGATGGTGCTTTTCCCGGTGCCGCAGCAGCTTGGAGCACATCATCGGCGACAGGGTCAGGGCGACGAAGCCCGAGACCAGCACCGCCCCGGCCAGGGTCAGGGCGAACTCGGTGAACAGGCGGCCGGTGCGCCCCTGCATGAAGCCGATGGGAGCATAGACGGCGGCCAGGGTCAGGGTCATGGCGATGACGGCGAAGGCGATTTCGCGGCTCCCCCGGTAGGCGGCCTGCAGCGGCGGCACGCCGTTCTCGATGTGGCGGTAGATGTTTTCCAGCACGACGATGGCGTCGTCAACCACCAGGCCGATGGCCAGCACCATGGCGAGCAGGGTCAGGGTATTGACGGAGAAGCCGAAGGCGTACATCAGGCCGAAGGCGCCGACCAGCGAGACCGGGATGGTGACCAGTGGGATCAGCGTCGAGCGGAAGCTGCGCAGGAAGAGGAAAATCACCAGGATGACCAGAATGACCGCTTCGCCGATGGTCGAAAAGACGTTGGCGATCGAGCGGTCGATGAAAATGGCGCGGTCGTAGGCGACAGCGACCCGCATCCCTTCCGGCAGGCCGGCTTCTATCTCAGGGATCATGGCGCGTACCCCCCGGGAGATGTCGAGGGGATTGGCGGTCGCCTGTTTCACCACCCCCAGCGCTACGGCCGGCTCTCCCTTGAAGCGAACGATGGTCCGTTCATCTCTGGCGCCGACCTCGCTGCGGCCGACGTCCTTGAGCCGCACCAGGTAGCCGCCCGAGTCGCGCAGAATCAACTGGTCGAACTCGGCCGGGGTGCGCAGGTCGGTTTCCGACAGGACGGTGAACTCGCGCTCGGTCGACTCGATGCGTCCCGAGGGGACCTCGATGTTCTGCCGGCGCAGGGCATCCTCGACGTCCTGCGGCGTCAGCCGGTAGGCGGCCAGGCGCGCCGGGTCGAGCCAGAGGCGCATGGCGTAGCGCCGCTCGCCGATGATCTGCACGTTGGCCACGCCGTCGATGTTCTGCAGGCGGTCCTTGACGTAGCGGTCGGCGTAGTCAGTGATTTCCAGCGGCGCATGGCTGCTGGAGGAGAAGGCGAGATAGATGGTCGGCTGGGCGTCGGCTTCGACCTTGCTGATGACCGGTTCGTCGATCTCGTCGGGGAGTCGGCCGCGCACCCGCGAGACCCGGTCGCGCACGTCGTTGGCCGCCTCGTCGGGGTTGCGGCTGAGGCGGAACTTGATGGTGATCTGACTGTTTTCCGGACGCGAGATGGAGGTGAGCAGGTCGATGCCGTCGATGCCGGCGAGGCTCTCTTCCAAGGGCTGGGTAATCTGGGATTCGATGATCTCGGCGGTTGCCCCCGGATAGCGGGTTTCGACATTCACCACCGGCTCGTCGATATTCGGATACTCCCGAACCGAGAGGCGCTGGTAGCTGATCACGCCGACCAGAACGATCACCAGGCTCATCACCGTGGCGAGGACCGGTCGCTTGATGGAGAGGTCGGAGAGAACCATCGGCTCAGCCTCCGTTCTTCGGCGCGGACATCGGCAGAACGGTGACCGGCATGCCGGGGCGCACCTTGATCTGGCCGGCGGTGATGACCGTGTCGCCCGGCCGCAGACCCTCGAGGATTTCGACCCGACCTTTCTGCCGCAGGCCGATCTTCACGGCGGTTGCTTCAACCTTGCCGGCGACCACCTTGTAGACCATTTGCTGCTCGCCCTGCGAGATCAGTGCCTCTTCGGGGACCATCAGGGCGCCCGCGCGTTCCTCCAGCACCAGGTTGACGCGAGCGAACATGCCCGGGCGCAGCACCCCCTTTTCATTGCCGACGCGAGCCCGCAGCAGCACGCTGCGCCCGCTCTCGTCGATTTGCGGGGCAATGGCGTAGACCTTGCCGGTGAAGTGGCGGCCGGCGACAGCATCGACAGTCAGTTGGATGCTCTGGCCGATCTTCACCTGATCGGCGAAGACTTCCGGGACACGGAAATCGGCCTTGATCGGGTCGATGTCATCCAGGGTGATGACGGCGTCTCCCGGCCGCAGGTAGCCGCCGACGCTGACCTTGCGCAGGCCGAGAAGGCCTTCGAAGGGCGCGCGGATGACCGTCTTGGCGAGCTGGGCTTCGGTCAGCCGCAGGTTCGCCTCGTCCAGTCGCCACTGGGCATAGGCTTCGTCCCGCTCCCGCTCGGCGATGGCCTGGTCCTTCAGCAGGACTTCCGCCCGCTTGATGTTGGCCTCGCTGAGGACGAGGCTGGCCTTCGCCCGGTCCCGCTCGGCGGCCAGCACCGACGGGTCAAGGCGGAGCAGGACCTGCCCCTGACGAGCCTTTTCCCCCTCGGCGAAGCCGATTTCGGTCACTTTTCCGGCAATTTCGGTGGCGATAACCACCGATTCGTTCGCTTGCAGGGTGCCGACGGCGGACAGTTCGCGGGTCGCCGGCGCGATCGTCACCTCGACGGCTTCGACCGGCAGTCCCGGCGGCGGTCCGGCCGGAGCGGGCTTCTTCTCCTCCGCTGCGGTCCAGGGGGAGGAGACAACCAGCAGCAGAAGCATCAGGGTCGCCAGGACCCCGGCCGGCCAGAGGAGGCGGGCCAGACGGGGCCTGGACGGTTGGTCGGCGGAACGGTATTGCATATGCACCTCGATCATGAAATGAGTGAATGCTCACTCCGTATTTGAAAAAAGACATCTGGTTGTACGAATGACTCCAGGAAAGAAAAATCCATTTATCCGCATATTTACGCAGATGGACGCAGATTCAGACCTTAAATCAAAATTCATCAGGGGGTTGCATTCGGTTTCATCTGCGAAAATCTGCGTCATCTGCGGACAGATATGTCTTCTGGCGTGGGCTCAGTCTTGCCTCAGCGTTTCAGCCCGTCCCAACACGACTCGACAATGGTGCGAAGCATGGTTTCGTCCACCGCCAGCTGCCGGATTCCGTGCTCTTTGGCCAGAGCGACAAGGGGCCCGAAGGCAATCGCCTCGAGCACGGGCAGGGGGGCATCCTTGATGATCTGCTGCTCCCGGGCGAAAAGCAGGAGCTGTTTGATCACCTCCTCCTCGCCGGGGGCCGAATAGCCGCAGGCTTGGGGGAAGGGAGAATAGTAGTACTGCTCCATGAACCTGAATTCCCGGGGTTCGCTGATGAACAGGCGGAGCAGGCGGTTCATCAGGAAGATGAAGCGCTCGCGTACCGGCTGGTCCTCGCAGTAGCCTTCGCAGATCCAGGTGGTTGCCCTGGCG encodes:
- a CDS encoding efflux RND transporter permease subunit codes for the protein MVLSDLSIKRPVLATVMSLVIVLVGVISYQRLSVREYPNIDEPVVNVETRYPGATAEIIESQITQPLEESLAGIDGIDLLTSISRPENSQITIKFRLSRNPDEAANDVRDRVSRVRGRLPDEIDEPVISKVEADAQPTIYLAFSSSSHAPLEITDYADRYVKDRLQNIDGVANVQIIGERRYAMRLWLDPARLAAYRLTPQDVEDALRRQNIEVPSGRIESTEREFTVLSETDLRTPAEFDQLILRDSGGYLVRLKDVGRSEVGARDERTIVRFKGEPAVALGVVKQATANPLDISRGVRAMIPEIEAGLPEGMRVAVAYDRAIFIDRSIANVFSTIGEAVILVILVIFLFLRSFRSTLIPLVTIPVSLVGAFGLMYAFGFSVNTLTLLAMVLAIGLVVDDAIVVLENIYRHIENGVPPLQAAYRGSREIAFAVIAMTLTLAAVYAPIGFMQGRTGRLFTEFALTLAGAVLVSGFVALTLSPMMCSKLLRHREKHHPVYNFIESGMVAMTSGYRQLLRWALKARVVVIAMVLVVAGAAWFLMGMLKSELAPTEDRGTIIGVGIGPEGATVAYTDKYARMMEKVYAETPEVERFFMVVGRPVVSQIISFMGLEDWEKRERKQQEIVAEMQPKLFGGIPGVMAFPLNPPSLGQSPLDKPVQFVIQTNASYGELQKLTEAMLEEARQWPGFLNLDTDLKLNKPQLSVQVDREKTVDVGAEVAVVGRTLETMLGGRQVTRFKREGKQYDVIVQVEDADRATPSDLSAIYVRGNENEMVQLANLVTVRETVAPKELNHFNQLRAAKITASLAPGYALSDGLAKLEEIAAKVLPDNAIIDYDGPSREFKESSASLYITFLLALGFIYLVLAAQFESFIDPFIIMLSVPLSITGALLALWLSGHTLNVYSQIGLVTLVGLITKHGILIVEFANQLCEEGKSKLEAVVESAALRLRPILMTTGAMVLGTVPLALAHGAGAESRQAIGWVIVGGMSMGTVLTLFVVPTAYLLIARRRTAQSAAEAPGLAEA
- a CDS encoding TetR/AcrR family transcriptional regulator, which produces MPSEKSDKRAALLEAALELFAENGFHGAPTSLIAERAGVGVGTIYRYFKDKDELIRELHQELHARATTWICEGYCEDQPVRERFIFLMNRLLRLFISEPREFRFMEQYYYSPFPQACGYSAPGEEEVIKQLLLFAREQQIIKDAPLPVLEAIAFGPLVALAKEHGIRQLAVDETMLRTIVESCWDGLKR
- a CDS encoding efflux RND transporter periplasmic adaptor subunit; translated protein: MQYRSADQPSRPRLARLLWPAGVLATLMLLLLVVSSPWTAAEEKKPAPAGPPPGLPVEAVEVTIAPATRELSAVGTLQANESVVIATEIAGKVTEIGFAEGEKARQGQVLLRLDPSVLAAERDRAKASLVLSEANIKRAEVLLKDQAIAERERDEAYAQWRLDEANLRLTEAQLAKTVIRAPFEGLLGLRKVSVGGYLRPGDAVITLDDIDPIKADFRVPEVFADQVKIGQSIQLTVDAVAGRHFTGKVYAIAPQIDESGRSVLLRARVGNEKGVLRPGMFARVNLVLEERAGALMVPEEALISQGEQQMVYKVVAGKVEATAVKIGLRQKGRVEILEGLRPGDTVITAGQIKVRPGMPVTVLPMSAPKNGG